From Oncorhynchus mykiss isolate Arlee chromosome 25, USDA_OmykA_1.1, whole genome shotgun sequence, a single genomic window includes:
- the numb gene encoding protein numb homolog isoform X2, producing MNKLRQSFRRKKDVYVPESSRPHQWQTDEGAVRRGKCSFAVKYLGHVEVEESRGMHICEDAVKQLKTAGKKAVRAVLWVSADGLRVVDDKTKDLILDQTIEKVSFCAPDRNFERAFSYICRDGTTRRWICHCFMAIKDSGERLSHAVGCAFAACLERKQKREKECGVTATFDANRTTFTREGSFRVTTATEAAEREEVMRQLQDKKAESDVKSAMPLSSGPSVGVVNQAVAPLPGSPSSSPPLGMESTLGLQVIPRRHAPVEALARQGSFRGFPALNNNSSPFKRQLSLRMNDLPSTMQRKSDFPMKNTVPEMEGEGDSISSLCTQIASAFSGPPEDPFSQAPMPRPASSPQSPVAPLGAQPGNGTGPAFPPAVVVAANSPALPPPLPARDTNPWAKTPSPHCQAGQHTSAASTSAHPGADWTTPVIVAPPSTTASPSHPSHRRTPSEADRWLEEVTKSICALQPASTPPFQPFLTPNPPALSTTPTQAFSTTLPTGQPFSAPMPVPSVAPVAFMSSLPPRQPAYPMSNGLPYAQPSVPVVGITSSQMVAYLFGSTPQTQAYPIPQYDPYNNPHQQPSMPLPVPLQPPNGSVAFNGGRADSWAPPFLPPQSSPAPPPLPPQSSPAPPLPSQLQPAADPFEAKWASLESRSRQHTTPSPTNPFSSELHTTFEIQL from the exons GCAGGGAAGAAGGCAGTGAGAGCGGTGCTATGGGTCTCAGCAGACGGTCTCCGAGTAGTAGATGACAAAACTAAG gacctgatcctagaccagacAATAGAGAAAGTATCGTTCTGCGCTCCGGACAGGAACTTTGAGAGAGCGTTCTCCTACATCTGTAGAGATGGAACTACGAGACGCTGGATCTGCCACTGCTTCATGGCTATCAAGGACTCG GGAGAGCGTCTGAGCCACGCAGTGGGCTGTGCCTTCGCTGCCTGTCTGGAGAGAAAACAGAAGCGAGAGAAGGAGTGTGGTGTCACAGCAACCTTCGACGCCAACAGAACCACCTTCACCAGGGAGGGCTCGTTCCGAGTTACCACGGCGACGGAAGCGGCGGAGCGAGAAGAGGTCATGAGGCAGTTGCAGGAcaagaaag CGGAGAGTGATGTCAAGTCCGCAATGCCTCTCTCCTCGGGTCCCAGTGTGGGTGTGGTGAACCAGGCTGTGGCCCCTCTACCAgggtccccctcctcctcccctcccctgggCATGGAGAGCACCCTGGGCCTCCAGGTTATCCCCCGCAGACACGCCCCAGTGGAGGCCCTGGCCAGACAGGGTTCCTTCAGAGGGTTCCCTGCCCTCAACAACAACTCCTCTCCCTTCAAACGGCAGCTGTCCCTCAGGATGAACGATCTTCCCTCTACCATGCAGAGGAAGTCTGACTTCCCCATGAAGAACACAG TCccggagatggagggagagggggacagcATCAGCTCGTTGTGTACCCAGATCGCCTCAGCATTCAGTGGTCCTCCTGAAGACCCCTTCTCCCAGGCCCCCATGCCCCGACCAGCTTCCTCCCCACAGTCACCTGTAGCGCCCCTAGGGGCTCAGCCAG GGAACGGTACCGGTCCTGCCTTCCCtcctgctgttgttgttgctgctaaCTCTCCAGCACTGCCCCCTCCACTACCTGCTCGAGACACTAACCCTTGGGCCAAGACCCCGAGCCCCCACTGCCAAGCAGGGCAACATACCTCAGCTGCCTCTACCTCTGCACACCCAG GAGCTGATTGGACAACCCCAGTGATTGTAGCTCCACCCTCCACCACGGCGTCCCCATCGCACCCATCCCACCGCCGCACGCCGTCCGAGGCTGACCGCTGGCTCGAGGAGGTCACCAAGTCTATCTGCGCTCTGCAGCCCGCGTCCACACCCCCCTTCCAACCGTTCCTCACCCCCAACCCGCCAGCCTTGTCCACCACCCCAACCCAGGCATTCTCAACCACACTACCCACAGGCCAGCCCTTCTCTGCCCCCATGCCTGTGCCATCTGTTGCTCCCGTGGCCTTCATGTCCTCCCTGCCCCCTCGCCAGCCTGCCTACCCAATGTCCAACGGGCTGCCCTATGCCCAGCCCAGTGTGCCGGTGGTGGGCATCACCTCCTCTCAGATGGTAGCCTATTTGTTTGGTTCAACCCCCCAGACCCAGGCGTACCCCATCCCCCAGTATGATCCTTACAACAACCCCCATCAGCAGCCCTCGATGCCCCTGCCTGTCCCCCTTCAGCCACCCAATGGGAGTGTAGCCTTCAATGGGGGCAGAGCTGACAGCTGGGCCCCTCCCTTCCTGCCCCCTCAGTCCTCCCCGGCCCCTCCCCCCCTGCCCCCTCAGTCCTCCCCGGCCCCTCCCCTTCCCTCGCAGCTCCAGCCCGCGGCCGACCCCTTCGAGGCCAAGTGGGCCTCCCTGGAGAGTCGGTCCCGTCAGCACACCACGCCGTCGCCCACTAACCCCTTCTCCTCCGAGCTCCACACAACCTTTGAGATCCAACTctag